One part of the uncultured Bacteroides sp. genome encodes these proteins:
- a CDS encoding threonine/serine exporter family protein, producing MMILELLEDGFFAAIAAVGFAIISNPPRRSLFVSALLAAIGHSIRYFFMHFDSFSLSISQASFFASLSIGCLSVFFAKRLAVPAEVFAFPSLLPMIPGMFAYHTLQAISVYMVCKTEADQLHYINLFYSNGTTTIFILAALVVGVAIPTFLFRRFAFSVTRGNNGKN from the coding sequence ATGATGATACTTGAACTTTTGGAAGACGGATTTTTTGCAGCTATAGCTGCTGTAGGATTTGCTATTATCAGTAATCCGCCACGGCGCTCACTTTTTGTGTCGGCGCTACTAGCAGCCATAGGCCACAGTATCCGTTATTTTTTTATGCACTTTGATAGTTTCTCCCTCAGTATCAGTCAGGCCTCTTTCTTCGCTTCATTATCCATTGGTTGTCTTTCTGTCTTTTTTGCGAAAAGGCTGGCTGTGCCAGCGGAGGTCTTTGCTTTTCCGTCGCTTCTGCCTATGATTCCGGGAATGTTTGCATATCACACACTGCAGGCTATCTCTGTTTACATGGTGTGCAAAACAGAAGCTGATCAGCTACATTACATTAATCTGTTTTATAGCAACGGAACAACTACCATTTTTATACTTGCTGCTCTTGTTGTGGGAGTAGCTATTCCAACATTTCTTTTCAGGAGATTTGCATTCAGCGTTACCCGAGGAAATAACGGGAAAAATTAG
- a CDS encoding TonB-dependent receptor, translated as MNRIITCLLLICLFISVKVQAQSKKDSVYIKKSYVIDEVVVTGTRNETDTRHLPMSISVVNREQIEQRNEQSLLPLLTEQVPGFFTTGRSIMGYGVSTGAAGGMSLRGIGGSPTTGLLVLIDGHPQYMGLMGHPLADTYQSMLAERVEVVRGPASVLYGSNAMGGVINIVTRKSKEEGVKNDVRLSYGSYNTLSAEASNRFRKGRFSSIVSASYNRTDGHRENMDFDQYGGYAKLGYEISHAWNVFTDLNLTHFNASNPGTVNAPILDNDSRITRGVASLSVENNYNKTSGALKFFYNWGRHNINNGYSLGKTPSDYRFKSKDQMLGVTWYQSATLFTGNRITVGLDYQHFGGDAWNQFTDKRVGIADKTENEIAGYVDFRQALGTLFTLDIGQRVDHHSQTGTEWVPQVGLSMHLPQAAELKAMVSKGFRNPTIRELYMFGPQNPDLMPEKIMNYEISFSRHLKDNTLSYGINLYYINGDNMIQTVPVNGRPLNINTGKIENWGVEANVNYRIKPSLMFSANYSWLNMKYPVVAAPEHKLYAGVYYSHKKWNVSTGVQYINGLYTSVNPETKESFVLWNLNGSYHLSHFATLFVRGENLLAQHYEINAGYPMPKATVMGGVNLTF; from the coding sequence AAGCTATGTTATTGACGAAGTCGTTGTAACCGGTACCCGGAACGAGACTGATACACGTCATTTACCAATGAGCATATCTGTGGTTAACCGTGAGCAGATAGAGCAGCGTAATGAGCAGTCTTTACTTCCATTACTTACTGAACAGGTTCCGGGCTTTTTTACAACGGGGCGTAGCATCATGGGATACGGAGTTTCAACTGGTGCTGCGGGTGGCATGAGTTTAAGAGGTATTGGTGGTAGTCCCACAACCGGACTCCTGGTGCTAATTGACGGACATCCTCAATACATGGGTTTGATGGGGCATCCTTTGGCTGATACTTACCAGTCTATGTTGGCCGAAAGGGTTGAAGTAGTGCGTGGCCCGGCTTCTGTTTTGTATGGATCAAACGCCATGGGTGGGGTTATTAATATAGTAACCCGTAAGTCAAAAGAAGAAGGTGTGAAAAATGATGTGAGATTGAGTTATGGATCGTATAATACACTTTCGGCTGAGGCTTCCAACCGGTTTCGTAAAGGTCGTTTCAGTAGTATTGTATCTGCTTCTTACAATAGAACAGACGGGCATCGTGAGAATATGGATTTCGATCAATATGGCGGTTATGCGAAATTAGGATATGAAATCAGTCATGCGTGGAACGTATTTACAGATCTGAATCTGACACATTTCAATGCATCTAATCCGGGAACTGTGAATGCTCCGATTTTAGATAATGATTCACGAATAACCCGGGGAGTGGCATCACTTTCTGTTGAAAACAATTATAACAAGACTTCCGGTGCTTTGAAGTTTTTTTATAATTGGGGAAGGCATAACATAAATAATGGTTATTCTTTAGGTAAAACGCCATCAGATTATCGGTTTAAGTCTAAAGACCAGATGTTGGGTGTTACTTGGTATCAAAGTGCCACTCTCTTTACCGGCAATCGGATTACAGTTGGACTAGACTATCAGCATTTTGGTGGAGATGCATGGAACCAGTTTACAGATAAACGTGTTGGAATTGCTGATAAAACAGAAAACGAGATAGCCGGTTATGTAGACTTCCGTCAGGCGCTTGGTACTCTTTTTACTTTAGATATTGGGCAACGTGTAGATCATCATTCACAAACCGGAACAGAATGGGTGCCCCAGGTAGGATTGTCTATGCATTTACCTCAGGCTGCAGAGCTGAAGGCGATGGTAAGTAAAGGATTTCGTAATCCTACTATCAGGGAGCTATATATGTTTGGTCCGCAAAATCCTGATTTGATGCCCGAAAAGATTATGAATTATGAAATATCTTTTTCCCGGCATCTGAAAGACAATACGCTTTCGTATGGCATCAACCTTTATTATATAAATGGTGATAACATGATTCAGACTGTTCCTGTTAATGGAAGACCTTTGAATATCAATACCGGTAAAATTGAAAACTGGGGTGTGGAAGCGAATGTGAATTACAGAATTAAGCCTTCACTTATGTTCTCAGCTAATTACAGCTGGTTGAATATGAAGTATCCGGTAGTGGCTGCTCCCGAACATAAACTATACGCCGGTGTTTATTATTCACACAAGAAATGGAATGTTTCTACAGGTGTGCAATATATTAATGGACTTTATACTTCTGTAAATCCTGAAACCAAAGAGAGTTTTGTATTGTGGAATCTGAACGGTAGTTATCATCTGAGTCACTTTGCCACTCTTTTTGTTCGTGGAGAGAACTTGCTAGCTCAGCACTACGAAATAAATGCTGGCTATCCTATGCCGAAAGCTACTGTTATGGGTGGAGTCAACTTGACTTTCTAA
- a CDS encoding LysR substrate-binding domain-containing protein yields MELRQLRYFIKSAELSNFTEAARTLFISESTLSQQIKQLEIELDTLLFERVRRRVSLTEAGEMLLPYARKTVADSEHAVQRLRDLRNLHTGTLKIGVTFSLGSVLTNSLEKFSETYPDIKLNIIYRTATELTGLLKTHQVDFVLSYELLHDDDQIESMRLFDSALSVIVHQHHPLAALKRIPLSYINNYPLVLPSVGMNARIILDSVLQASHITLNPQVELNEVNILLQMVRTKHWVTVLSKATIHGDNEMKAIPIQEKGTEMHAALLWLKDGYQKNATREFIRMLMQD; encoded by the coding sequence ATGGAACTAAGACAACTAAGATACTTTATTAAGTCTGCTGAACTTTCTAATTTTACTGAGGCTGCAAGAACTTTGTTTATTTCAGAAAGTACTCTTTCACAGCAAATCAAGCAACTTGAAATAGAACTGGATACTCTGCTTTTTGAACGTGTAAGGAGAAGGGTTTCGCTTACTGAAGCAGGTGAGATGCTTCTGCCTTATGCACGCAAAACAGTGGCCGATTCGGAACATGCTGTACAACGGTTGCGTGATTTGCGTAATCTCCATACAGGAACTCTCAAAATAGGGGTGACTTTCAGTCTGGGATCTGTGCTTACAAATTCCCTGGAAAAGTTTTCCGAAACTTATCCCGATATAAAGCTGAACATTATATACCGTACAGCGACAGAATTAACCGGCCTTCTGAAAACTCATCAGGTAGATTTTGTTCTTTCTTATGAGTTACTTCATGATGATGATCAGATAGAGAGTATGCGCTTGTTTGATTCAGCTCTTTCTGTAATTGTTCATCAGCACCACCCGCTTGCGGCGCTTAAACGTATCCCGCTGTCATATATAAATAACTATCCGCTTGTACTCCCCTCAGTGGGGATGAATGCACGCATTATTCTCGACAGTGTTTTGCAGGCCAGCCATATAACTCTGAATCCACAGGTAGAACTCAATGAAGTGAACATACTTTTGCAAATGGTTAGAACAAAACATTGGGTAACTGTACTTTCTAAAGCTACCATACATGGTGATAACGAAATGAAAGCTATTCCTATACAGGAAAAGGGCACAGAGATGCATGCTGCTTTGTTATGGTTAAAAGATGGTTATCAGAAAAATGCGACTCGTGAGTTTATCCGAATGTTAATGCAGGACTGA
- a CDS encoding helix-turn-helix transcriptional regulator has translation MNPLPKDIRTYTLSEFEESNSSFSIKKLEDLYRMKHGESDIPHRHDYYTIIFFEKGEGTHIVDFTEYQIEDNTIYFIFPGQMHQVIPTSEPKGWTMKFTDEFLIANSISDKLINGIYLFNEFGQSPPLSINEVQMSVYLNIISQIDYFSESLESYTQEAIGALMKLFFIQSNNHCSLQKDDNPQLMETTNQLLHLFKQLLNKHYTSMHMVSDYASKLNVTADYLNKTVKSITGKSAKDHIQSKIIIEAKRSLLFSEISSKELAYELGFEESAHFNNFFKKITAQTPSEFRVLARQS, from the coding sequence ATGAATCCACTTCCTAAAGATATAAGAACTTATACTTTATCAGAATTTGAAGAAAGCAATTCTTCTTTTTCAATAAAGAAACTCGAAGATTTATATCGTATGAAGCATGGTGAATCGGATATTCCGCATCGTCATGATTATTATACGATTATTTTTTTTGAGAAGGGAGAGGGCACTCATATTGTTGACTTTACGGAGTATCAGATTGAAGATAATACCATTTATTTTATTTTCCCCGGACAAATGCATCAGGTAATACCAACTTCCGAGCCAAAAGGTTGGACCATGAAATTTACCGATGAATTCTTAATAGCTAATTCAATTTCAGATAAGCTGATTAATGGTATTTATTTGTTTAACGAATTCGGGCAGTCACCTCCATTGTCAATCAATGAAGTACAAATGTCTGTCTATCTTAATATCATTTCTCAGATAGATTATTTCTCCGAATCTCTTGAAAGTTACACTCAGGAAGCTATTGGTGCACTGATGAAACTCTTTTTTATTCAGAGCAATAATCATTGTTCGCTACAAAAAGACGATAATCCTCAATTGATGGAAACAACCAATCAGTTGCTGCACTTATTTAAACAGTTACTGAATAAGCATTATACCTCTATGCATATGGTTTCGGATTATGCCAGTAAGTTGAATGTAACAGCTGATTATCTGAATAAAACAGTGAAAAGCATTACTGGTAAGTCTGCAAAAGATCATATTCAGAGCAAGATAATTATTGAGGCAAAGCGTTCATTGCTGTTTAGTGAGATAAGCAGTAAAGAACTTGCTTACGAACTTGGCTTTGAAGAATCAGCTCATTTTAATAACTTTTTTAAGAAGATTACTGCTCAAACTCCTTCAGAATTTCGTGTTTTAGCACGCCAGTCCTGA
- a CDS encoding threonine/serine exporter family protein, whose amino-acid sequence MENHKELKTVAKFISDFSTCMMAVGAQTSRIERNALRIAKAYHLKAEMLFFQKTMVMTLWDSRNEHSYSMVSRIKPMPLNFEINARLSHLSWRIHDEHIPLNRASKLCQRILARPRVNPWIVLWLVSFANASFCRLFHGDFISMAIVFVATFIGFFFKQQMQKWHWNEFAVFILSAMFASAFGSLGYLCNWGTTPDMALGTSVLYLIPGVPLINGVMDIIDGHIVTGCCRLFNAALLVICIAIGLSAILFITGLVTI is encoded by the coding sequence ATGGAAAATCATAAAGAACTAAAAACTGTAGCTAAATTTATCTCCGACTTCTCAACCTGTATGATGGCTGTTGGAGCTCAAACTTCACGTATTGAGCGAAATGCATTACGCATTGCAAAGGCATATCATTTAAAAGCTGAGATGCTCTTTTTCCAGAAAACGATGGTGATGACTCTTTGGGATTCACGAAACGAGCATTCTTACTCCATGGTAAGTCGCATAAAACCTATGCCTCTCAATTTCGAAATTAATGCCCGGCTTAGTCATCTGAGCTGGAGAATTCACGATGAACATATTCCGTTGAATCGTGCATCGAAACTTTGCCAGCGCATATTGGCTCGTCCTCGAGTTAATCCTTGGATAGTATTATGGTTGGTATCTTTTGCAAACGCTTCTTTCTGCCGATTGTTTCATGGTGATTTTATTTCAATGGCTATTGTATTTGTTGCTACCTTCATCGGATTCTTTTTCAAACAACAAATGCAAAAATGGCATTGGAACGAATTCGCCGTTTTTATACTCTCTGCAATGTTTGCATCAGCATTTGGCAGTCTGGGATATTTATGCAATTGGGGTACCACTCCCGACATGGCACTAGGAACCAGTGTGCTTTATCTTATTCCTGGCGTACCGCTTATAAACGGAGTTATGGACATAATCGACGGACATATAGTAACAGGGTGTTGCAGACTGTTTAATGCTGCATTACTTGTAATTTGCATCGCTATAGGGTTATCTGCTATTTTATTTATAACAGGATTAGTTACAATATGA